From Haloglomus litoreum, the proteins below share one genomic window:
- a CDS encoding amino acid permease has product MSGDEELAKDLGPLAALTIGVGTMIGAGIFVLPGDAISDAGSFAVLSFVLGGGIALLTAFSASELGTAMPKSGGAYYYVNQALGPLFGSIAGWANWMGLAFASAFYMVGFGRYVANIAGFSGGIDLVVVTFPYVKVVGLAAAALFVMVNYVGAKETGRLQNVIVVLLVAILAVFTVFGSLQSDVSNLPAAKGVSQMMTTTGLIFVSYLGFVQITSVAEEIKKPGKNLPRAVIGSVLLVTVIYALVLVVMSAAVPQGFIAGLPDGEIAVVQVGVEILGPLMGIALLFGGLLATASSANASILASSRINFAMGRDRIVTPDLNEIHPRFGTPYRAIGITGLCILAFIVLADVNTLATLGSVLHLVIYALLNVALIVMREADVPDYEPSYRVPLYPITPIVGALTSLALIVFIEPFVVLIGGGFVAFAAAWYLFYARSRTTQQGALTDFILNRADEMPDEVVDAAVSVQPDGGDYRVMVALANPESEHDLISLGAAIAKQRDGTLVAVHNVYVPDQTSLEEGAERIDQIDPGAKDLIDSAREDAETFGVDVETHTVVSHKGFEEVFDAAGTYDIDLSIIGWGETERSRIEMGLDEVTDSIPCDFLVLKDRGFDPERILVPTAGGPDSELSAMVARHLADEYGSTVTLLHVDDDRAAGEEFLEEWASANGLMDAELRVESGDVEAAIERAAQDASMVVIGATEEGLLSRLIGGSLIMDVVEDVDCSVLLAEKARKRSLRERLFGIDQE; this is encoded by the coding sequence ATGAGCGGCGACGAGGAGCTCGCGAAGGACCTCGGCCCGCTCGCGGCGCTCACCATCGGCGTCGGGACGATGATCGGCGCCGGCATCTTCGTCCTGCCCGGCGACGCCATCAGCGACGCCGGCTCGTTCGCCGTCCTCTCGTTCGTGCTGGGGGGTGGTATCGCACTGCTGACGGCCTTCTCCGCCTCCGAACTGGGGACGGCGATGCCGAAATCCGGCGGCGCGTACTACTACGTCAACCAGGCGCTCGGACCGCTGTTCGGCTCCATCGCGGGCTGGGCGAACTGGATGGGGCTCGCGTTCGCGTCGGCGTTCTACATGGTCGGCTTCGGCCGCTACGTCGCCAACATCGCCGGCTTCTCCGGCGGCATCGACCTCGTCGTCGTCACCTTCCCGTACGTGAAGGTCGTCGGGCTCGCGGCGGCCGCGCTGTTCGTCATGGTCAACTACGTCGGCGCGAAGGAGACCGGCCGCCTCCAGAACGTCATCGTCGTCCTCCTCGTCGCCATCCTCGCGGTGTTCACCGTGTTCGGGTCGCTCCAGTCCGACGTGTCGAACCTGCCCGCCGCGAAGGGCGTCAGCCAGATGATGACGACGACGGGCCTCATCTTCGTCTCCTACCTGGGGTTCGTCCAGATCACGAGCGTCGCCGAGGAGATCAAGAAACCGGGGAAGAACCTGCCCCGCGCGGTCATCGGGAGCGTCCTGCTGGTGACGGTCATCTACGCGCTCGTGCTCGTGGTGATGAGCGCGGCCGTCCCGCAGGGGTTCATCGCGGGCCTCCCGGATGGCGAGATCGCCGTCGTCCAGGTCGGCGTGGAGATCCTGGGCCCGCTGATGGGCATCGCGCTCCTCTTCGGCGGACTGCTCGCCACCGCATCGTCGGCGAACGCCTCCATCCTCGCGTCCTCGCGCATCAACTTCGCGATGGGCCGGGACCGCATCGTCACGCCCGACCTGAACGAGATCCACCCGCGCTTCGGCACGCCGTACCGGGCCATCGGCATCACCGGCCTCTGTATCCTCGCGTTCATCGTGCTGGCGGACGTGAACACGCTGGCGACGCTGGGCAGCGTCCTGCACCTCGTCATCTACGCGCTGTTGAACGTCGCGCTCATCGTGATGCGCGAGGCCGACGTGCCGGACTACGAGCCCTCCTACCGGGTGCCGCTCTACCCGATCACGCCCATCGTGGGCGCGCTGACGTCGCTGGCGCTCATCGTCTTCATCGAGCCGTTCGTCGTCCTCATCGGCGGCGGCTTCGTCGCCTTCGCTGCCGCGTGGTACCTGTTCTACGCGCGCTCGCGGACCACCCAGCAGGGCGCGCTGACGGACTTCATCCTGAACCGGGCCGACGAGATGCCCGACGAGGTCGTCGACGCCGCGGTGTCGGTCCAGCCCGACGGCGGCGACTACCGGGTGATGGTAGCCCTGGCCAATCCCGAGAGCGAGCACGACCTCATCTCGCTGGGCGCGGCCATCGCGAAACAGCGCGACGGCACGCTCGTCGCGGTCCACAACGTCTACGTCCCCGACCAGACCTCGCTGGAGGAGGGCGCAGAGCGCATCGACCAGATCGACCCCGGCGCGAAGGACCTCATCGACAGCGCCCGCGAGGACGCCGAGACGTTCGGCGTCGACGTCGAGACCCACACCGTCGTCTCGCACAAGGGGTTCGAGGAGGTGTTCGACGCCGCGGGGACCTACGACATCGACCTGTCCATCATCGGCTGGGGTGAGACGGAGCGCTCGCGCATCGAGATGGGGCTCGACGAGGTCACCGACTCCATCCCGTGTGACTTCCTCGTCCTCAAGGACCGCGGGTTCGACCCCGAGCGCATCCTCGTCCCGACGGCGGGCGGCCCGGACTCGGAGCTGAGTGCGATGGTCGCCCGGCACCTCGCCGACGAGTACGGCTCGACCGTGACGCTCCTGCACGTCGACGACGACCGGGCGGCCGGCGAGGAGTTCCTCGAGGAGTGGGCCAGCGCCAACGGCCTGATGGACGCCGAGTTGCGCGTCGAGAGCGGCGACGTGGAGGCCGCCATCGAACGGGCCGCGCAGGACGCCTCGATGGTCGTCATCGGGGCGACCGAGGAGGGGCTGCTCTCCCGGCTCATCGGCGGCTCGCTCATCATGGATGTCGTCGAGGACGTCGACTGCTCGGTGCTGCTCGCCGAGAAGGCCCGCAAGCGCTCGCTCCGCGAGCGCCTCTTCGGCATCGACCAGGAGTAG
- a CDS encoding adenylate kinase, producing the protein MSQPNILLLGPPGAGKGTQSSNIVEAYGVEHVTTGDALRANKGMDISDLDVAYDTPGGFMDAGELVPDEVVNEIVKTALQDADGYVLDGYPRNLDQAKYLDEITDLDVVALLEVPREELVERLTGRRVCDECGTNYHVDFNPPETEGVCDECGGDLVQRDDDTEETVRERLGVFDENTQPVIDHYDIRDDLVRVDGEGTPDEVWEALHAAIEAET; encoded by the coding sequence ATGAGCCAGCCGAACATCCTGCTGCTCGGGCCGCCGGGCGCGGGCAAGGGGACGCAGTCGAGCAACATCGTCGAGGCGTACGGCGTCGAGCACGTCACCACCGGGGACGCGCTCCGCGCGAACAAGGGGATGGACATCTCGGACCTGGACGTGGCGTACGACACGCCGGGCGGCTTCATGGACGCCGGCGAACTCGTCCCGGACGAGGTCGTCAACGAGATTGTCAAGACCGCGCTCCAGGACGCCGACGGCTACGTGCTGGACGGCTACCCGCGCAACCTCGACCAGGCGAAGTACCTCGACGAGATCACCGACCTGGACGTGGTGGCGCTGCTGGAGGTGCCCCGCGAGGAACTCGTCGAGCGCCTGACCGGCCGCCGGGTCTGTGACGAGTGTGGCACCAACTACCACGTCGACTTCAACCCGCCGGAGACCGAGGGCGTCTGCGACGAGTGCGGCGGTGACCTGGTCCAGCGCGACGACGACACCGAGGAGACGGTGCGCGAGCGCCTCGGCGTCTTCGACGAGAACACCCAGCCCGTCATCGACCACTACGACATCCGCGATGACCTCGTCCGCGTCGACGGCGAGGGCACGCCCGACGAGGTCTGGGAGGCGCTCCACGCCGCCATCGAGGCCGAGACGTAG
- a CDS encoding class I SAM-dependent methyltransferase: protein MSPPPADRESDRDDDRNRGTAAGSTLDEAVARTRETYERIADDYRERNAAVDPVEPLLERFRDVLPTDGAPGDPGGTAEGPRVLDAGCGHGRDAAWLAARGCRVVGLDFAAAQLGHAREVAPAAALVRGDLRRLPLAPGTFDGALAMASLLHLPREDLPDALDGLRRVLRPGGVLCVSVQRRLGDGSEGSDAPPTEAYGREGRYFVTHGPDALRARVDDAGLSVIEVDPDERWVWALARRPR, encoded by the coding sequence GTGAGCCCGCCACCTGCTGACCGCGAGTCCGACAGGGACGACGACCGGAACCGGGGGACTGCGGCCGGCTCGACCCTGGACGAGGCCGTCGCCCGCACCCGCGAGACCTACGAGCGCATCGCCGACGACTACCGCGAGCGCAACGCCGCCGTCGACCCGGTCGAGCCCCTGCTGGAGCGGTTCCGCGACGTGCTTCCGACCGACGGCGCGCCCGGCGACCCGGGCGGCACGGCCGAGGGCCCTCGCGTGCTCGACGCGGGCTGTGGCCACGGGCGGGACGCCGCGTGGCTCGCTGCCCGGGGCTGTCGTGTTGTCGGGCTGGACTTCGCCGCCGCGCAGCTCGGGCACGCCCGGGAGGTCGCCCCGGCCGCCGCGCTCGTCCGGGGTGACCTCCGCCGGCTCCCGCTCGCCCCCGGGACGTTCGACGGCGCCCTCGCGATGGCGTCGCTGCTGCACCTCCCCCGCGAGGACCTCCCGGACGCGCTCGACGGGCTCCGCCGGGTCCTCCGGCCGGGCGGTGTCCTCTGCGTCTCCGTCCAGCGACGGCTCGGCGACGGAAGCGAGGGGAGCGATGCGCCGCCGACCGAGGCGTACGGCCGCGAGGGCCGCTACTTCGTCACCCACGGGCCGGACGCGCTCCGTGCCCGGGTCGACGACGCCGGCCTCTCGGTCATCGAGGTGGACCCGGACGAACGGTGGGTGTGGGCGCTGGCCCGGCGGCCGCGCTGA
- a CDS encoding glutathione S-transferase N-terminal domain-containing protein: MPNLELYELEGCPYCAKVIDKLDELGLEYESHMVPRSHDERTEVKEVSGQTGVPVLVDPDHGVEGMPESDDIVEYLEETYGSGAA, translated from the coding sequence ATGCCGAACCTCGAACTGTACGAACTGGAGGGCTGTCCCTACTGTGCGAAGGTCATCGACAAGCTCGACGAGCTCGGGCTGGAGTACGAGTCCCACATGGTCCCGCGCTCGCACGACGAGCGGACCGAGGTGAAGGAGGTCTCCGGGCAGACCGGCGTCCCCGTGCTGGTCGACCCCGACCACGGCGTCGAGGGGATGCCCGAGTCCGACGACATCGTCGAGTACCTCGAGGAGACGTACGGCAGCGGCGCGGCCTGA
- the hemL gene encoding glutamate-1-semialdehyde 2,1-aminomutase: MNRERSRDLYDRALSVLPGGVNSAVRAAPLPYPTFVEHGDGGHVVDADGNRLVDWVMGLGPMLLGHDMPEPVQAAVQQRASEGPMYGMPTEVEVEHAEFVCRHVPSVEMLRFVNSGTEATVSAVRLARGITGRNKIVVMQGGYHGAQESTLVEGDAEHPRPSTSGIPQSFSKHTLPVPFNDETAMAEVFEEHGDDIAGVLIEPVQANMGIVTPEEGYHEAVADLCEDHGALLVWDEVITGFRVGGLQCAQGKYGIDPDLTTFGKIIGGGYPVGAIGGKTEYIEQFTPSGDVFQAGTFSGHPVTMAAGLETLRYCAENDVYEHVNDLGRQLREGLTEVVADQAPAYTVTGLDSMFKVIFTRADGPPQSECCANGCRQDPTCDRYDACPKRGTDTDDAATDRYARVFRPKMLDEGVLVSQNQYETNFVSDGHTEADVERTLDAYRECL, encoded by the coding sequence ATGAATCGCGAACGCTCGCGGGACCTCTACGACCGTGCGCTGTCCGTGCTGCCGGGCGGCGTCAACAGCGCGGTGCGGGCCGCGCCCCTTCCCTACCCCACGTTCGTCGAGCATGGCGACGGCGGCCACGTCGTCGACGCCGACGGCAACCGGCTGGTCGACTGGGTGATGGGACTGGGCCCGATGCTGCTGGGCCACGATATGCCCGAGCCCGTGCAGGCTGCGGTCCAGCAGCGGGCCAGCGAGGGCCCGATGTACGGGATGCCCACCGAGGTCGAGGTCGAGCACGCGGAGTTCGTCTGCCGGCACGTCCCGAGCGTGGAGATGCTCCGCTTCGTCAACAGCGGCACGGAGGCCACGGTGTCGGCGGTGCGCCTCGCGCGCGGCATCACGGGCCGCAACAAGATCGTCGTGATGCAGGGCGGCTACCACGGCGCCCAGGAGTCCACGCTCGTCGAGGGCGACGCCGAGCATCCCCGGCCCTCCACGTCGGGCATCCCGCAGTCGTTCTCGAAGCACACGCTCCCGGTGCCGTTCAACGACGAGACGGCGATGGCCGAGGTGTTCGAGGAACACGGCGACGACATCGCGGGCGTGCTCATCGAGCCGGTGCAGGCGAACATGGGCATCGTCACGCCCGAGGAGGGCTACCACGAGGCCGTCGCGGACCTCTGTGAGGACCACGGTGCGCTGCTGGTCTGGGACGAGGTCATCACGGGCTTCCGGGTCGGCGGGCTCCAGTGCGCACAGGGGAAGTACGGCATCGACCCGGACCTCACGACGTTCGGGAAGATCATCGGCGGCGGCTACCCGGTCGGGGCCATCGGCGGCAAGACCGAGTACATCGAGCAGTTCACCCCCTCCGGCGACGTGTTCCAGGCCGGCACCTTCTCCGGCCACCCGGTCACGATGGCGGCCGGGCTGGAGACGCTGCGCTACTGTGCCGAGAACGACGTGTACGAGCACGTGAACGACCTCGGCCGGCAGCTCCGGGAAGGGCTCACCGAAGTCGTCGCGGACCAGGCGCCCGCCTACACGGTGACGGGGCTGGACTCGATGTTCAAGGTCATCTTCACGCGCGCGGACGGCCCCCCACAGAGCGAGTGCTGCGCGAACGGCTGCCGGCAGGACCCCACGTGTGACCGCTACGACGCCTGCCCGAAGCGCGGCACGGACACCGACGACGCCGCGACGGACCGCTACGCCCGGGTGTTCCGCCCGAAGATGCTCGACGAGGGCGTCCTCGTCTCGCAGAACCAGTACGAGACCAACTTCGTCTCCGACGGCCACACCGAGGCCGACGTCGAGCGCACGCTGGACGCGTACCGGGAGTGCCTGTAG
- a CDS encoding DUF1405 domain-containing protein, translating into MRRFNPIPRRYAREYLEAAPTLVWLVFGTLAIGVIGLRWYVDRGLAGVSTFLWPLFADSPAATFLGSLAFATLLPALGRPLEEFPGNRPLAYLHTLAFVWLVETGLWTLLALNLGFGAYFPDPFAYFGVIGSHLAFVAAAYLLPHAARTTRGALAFALGCALVNDLVDYGFGLHPPLRYDPGVGLAVASVCTSFAAVGLAALAFARMAGDA; encoded by the coding sequence GTGCGCCGGTTCAACCCCATCCCGCGTCGGTACGCCCGCGAGTACCTGGAGGCGGCGCCGACGCTGGTCTGGCTCGTCTTCGGGACGCTCGCCATCGGCGTCATCGGCCTGCGCTGGTACGTCGACCGTGGGCTGGCGGGGGTGTCGACGTTCCTCTGGCCGCTGTTCGCGGACTCGCCCGCGGCCACGTTCCTCGGGTCGCTGGCCTTCGCCACGCTCCTGCCGGCGCTGGGGCGGCCGCTGGAGGAGTTCCCGGGCAATCGTCCGCTCGCGTACCTGCACACGCTGGCGTTCGTCTGGCTCGTCGAGACGGGCCTCTGGACGCTCCTCGCGCTCAACCTCGGCTTCGGGGCCTACTTCCCGGACCCGTTCGCCTACTTCGGCGTCATCGGGAGCCATCTGGCGTTCGTCGCCGCGGCCTACCTGCTCCCGCACGCGGCGCGCACGACCCGCGGCGCGCTCGCGTTCGCGCTCGGCTGTGCGCTCGTGAACGACCTCGTGGACTACGGGTTCGGGCTGCATCCGCCGCTGCGGTACGACCCTGGGGTGGGCCTGGCGGTCGCGTCGGTCTGCACGTCGTTCGCGGCGGTCGGCCTCGCCGCGCTCGCGTTCGCGCGGATGGCGGGTGACGCGTGA
- a CDS encoding ArsR/SmtB family transcription factor: MDSAALLDLLGNENRRRILRLLARKPCYVTEISEYLGVSPKAVIDHLRKLEEAGLVESRVDSQRRKYFSIARNLRLEVSVSPYGFGTKSAYPASRGFDMSRCRYLSLDVGTSPDADPDSTDASGASDGDVASLAGELGRLEALENELSMAQRWVQGRLTDVMDGLSERFDDLGGMDGRFYAEVAAAVADGASVPERIARQVDASPEAVDDALRLLAEHGVLERGDDGWLIAGE; encoded by the coding sequence ATGGACTCGGCGGCGCTGCTCGATCTGCTCGGGAACGAGAACCGGCGGCGCATCCTCCGACTACTGGCGCGCAAGCCCTGCTACGTCACGGAGATCTCCGAGTACCTCGGGGTGAGTCCGAAGGCCGTCATCGACCACCTCCGGAAGCTGGAGGAGGCGGGCCTCGTCGAGTCACGGGTCGACAGCCAGCGGCGCAAGTACTTCTCCATCGCCAGGAACCTCCGGCTGGAGGTATCGGTGTCGCCGTACGGTTTCGGGACGAAGTCGGCCTACCCCGCGAGCCGTGGCTTCGACATGTCGCGGTGTCGCTACCTCTCGCTCGACGTCGGCACGAGCCCGGACGCCGACCCGGATAGCACGGACGCGAGCGGGGCCTCCGACGGCGACGTCGCGTCGCTCGCTGGCGAACTGGGCCGGCTGGAGGCCCTCGAGAACGAGCTCTCGATGGCCCAGCGCTGGGTCCAGGGCCGCCTGACCGACGTGATGGACGGCCTCAGCGAGCGGTTCGACGACCTCGGCGGGATGGACGGACGGTTCTACGCCGAGGTGGCCGCCGCGGTCGCCGACGGGGCGTCCGTCCCCGAGCGCATCGCCCGGCAGGTGGACGCCTCGCCCGAGGCCGTCGACGATGCCCTCCGGCTGCTCGCCGAACACGGCGTCCTCGAGCGCGGCGACGACGGCTGGCTGATCGCTGGGGAGTGA
- a CDS encoding universal stress protein: MSDLLTRPVVPVADDEDARVTAQALAPHLDGTATVFLVYVVEKAGGAMDKAGVEQRELAAEEAFEAFEAELDTAAIPADVETDIHYDTDVVDGVFDAATEIDATTVAFVPRGGGTLLGLLTGNRTERLVTENPLPVVSLPAPDGDEGGGTGDGEAGADTEET; encoded by the coding sequence GTGAGCGACCTGCTCACCCGGCCGGTCGTGCCGGTCGCGGACGACGAGGACGCACGTGTGACGGCACAGGCACTCGCGCCGCACCTCGACGGGACGGCGACGGTGTTCCTCGTCTACGTGGTCGAGAAGGCCGGCGGGGCGATGGACAAGGCCGGCGTCGAACAGCGCGAACTGGCCGCCGAGGAGGCCTTCGAGGCCTTCGAGGCGGAGCTCGACACCGCCGCGATTCCGGCGGACGTGGAGACCGACATCCACTACGACACGGACGTCGTCGACGGCGTCTTCGACGCCGCGACCGAGATCGATGCGACGACCGTCGCGTTCGTCCCGCGAGGGGGCGGGACCCTGCTGGGGCTGCTGACGGGGAACCGGACGGAGCGCCTCGTCACGGAGAACCCCCTGCCGGTCGTCTCGCTGCCGGCACCGGACGGTGACGAAGGCGGCGGGACCGGGGATGGCGAGGCCGGCGCCGACACGGAGGAGACATGA
- the nirK gene encoding copper-containing nitrite reductase: MRQPNTTRRRMLQGMGVGGAAMLAGCSGRPDLRAVEPTPDVAPDEPAELEPAKPVDVDRIAADPRDLPPPITRDEPATVPVTLETEELVAEIEPGVTFTYMTFNGQIPGPFIRTRVGDTVDLTFRNKTSSTMAHNVDFHACRGPGGGAEATTVAPGEETSLRFKVTYPGAFIYHCAVANVDYHISSGMFGIILVEPEEGLPEVDHEFYLGQHEVYTNGETGQKGHHQFDFASMAAENPTYSLINGEKYAITPGKYAEMNVKTDETVRIFYGVGGPNQFSSFHAIGSVWDEVWSQGAIASEPQRYVQTTPVLPGSTAIVTMHSPVPGGYKLVDHALSRVARKGALAVVNVEGPENPEVFDPAE; the protein is encoded by the coding sequence ATGAGGCAACCGAACACCACACGACGACGGATGCTGCAGGGGATGGGGGTCGGCGGTGCCGCCATGCTCGCCGGCTGCTCCGGGCGCCCCGACCTCCGCGCCGTCGAACCGACACCCGACGTTGCCCCCGACGAGCCGGCCGAGCTGGAGCCGGCGAAGCCGGTCGATGTCGACCGCATTGCGGCCGACCCGCGCGACCTTCCACCGCCCATCACGCGCGACGAACCCGCGACCGTGCCGGTGACGCTGGAGACCGAGGAACTGGTCGCCGAGATCGAACCCGGCGTCACGTTCACGTACATGACGTTCAACGGACAGATTCCGGGTCCGTTTATCCGGACCCGTGTCGGCGACACCGTCGACCTGACCTTCCGGAACAAGACGTCGAGCACGATGGCGCACAACGTGGACTTCCACGCGTGCCGTGGTCCCGGTGGCGGCGCCGAGGCGACCACGGTCGCGCCGGGTGAGGAGACGAGCCTGCGGTTCAAGGTCACCTACCCGGGCGCGTTCATCTACCACTGCGCGGTCGCGAACGTCGACTACCACATCTCCAGCGGGATGTTCGGCATCATCCTCGTCGAGCCCGAGGAGGGGCTGCCCGAGGTCGACCACGAGTTCTACCTCGGCCAGCACGAGGTGTACACGAACGGCGAGACGGGCCAGAAGGGCCACCACCAGTTCGACTTCGCGAGCATGGCGGCGGAGAACCCCACCTACTCGCTCATCAACGGCGAGAAGTACGCCATCACGCCCGGCAAGTACGCCGAGATGAACGTGAAGACGGACGAGACCGTCCGCATCTTCTACGGGGTCGGCGGCCCCAACCAGTTCAGCTCCTTCCACGCCATCGGCTCGGTGTGGGACGAGGTCTGGAGCCAGGGGGCCATCGCCTCCGAGCCACAGCGCTACGTCCAGACGACGCCCGTTCTCCCGGGGAGCACGGCCATCGTGACGATGCACTCGCCGGTGCCGGGCGGCTACAAACTGGTCGACCACGCCCTCTCGCGGGTCGCCCGCAAGGGCGCGCTCGCGGTCGTGAACGTCGAGGGCCCGGAGAACCCCGAGGTCTTCGACCCCGCCGAGTAG
- a CDS encoding halocyanin domain-containing protein produces the protein MIDSTPTAMPRRHFLRTAAMAGTVAATGIGAGAGSAAAAADEGFEAWFSNVDNYDGVADYRGQAEVRVSVGAPANGGAFGFGPAAVQVDPGATVVWEWTGEGGLHNVAETEGAFESDLTDEGGHTFEQAVETEGVHYYVCAPHEQMGMKGAVVVGDLAVGSAQLVAEEPIYGHWLDDVSNYEGTVDMTGREEVRIAVGAEGNGGMNAFDPPALKIDSGTTVVWEWTGEGDHDVVDEKLGYASPRYGAAGETFSRRFEGEGISRYACSALGEAGMRGAIVVGDPPAPNELPPMVERGVWGLLALAVLSPLAAGEYLRRQRRREPDVPVTPR, from the coding sequence ATGATCGACAGTACACCCACCGCGATGCCGCGGCGGCACTTCCTCCGGACGGCGGCGATGGCGGGGACCGTCGCTGCGACCGGAATCGGCGCGGGCGCTGGCAGCGCCGCGGCGGCAGCAGACGAGGGGTTCGAGGCCTGGTTCTCGAACGTGGACAACTACGACGGCGTCGCTGACTACCGCGGGCAGGCGGAGGTCCGCGTGAGCGTGGGGGCTCCCGCGAACGGTGGCGCGTTCGGCTTCGGCCCGGCCGCCGTCCAGGTCGACCCCGGGGCGACGGTCGTCTGGGAGTGGACCGGCGAGGGCGGCCTCCACAACGTCGCCGAGACGGAGGGCGCCTTCGAGAGCGACCTGACCGACGAGGGCGGCCACACCTTCGAGCAGGCCGTCGAGACCGAGGGCGTCCACTACTACGTCTGTGCACCCCACGAGCAGATGGGCATGAAGGGTGCCGTCGTCGTCGGCGACCTCGCCGTCGGCTCGGCACAACTGGTCGCCGAGGAACCCATCTACGGCCACTGGCTCGACGACGTGAGCAACTACGAGGGGACGGTCGACATGACGGGACGCGAGGAGGTCCGCATCGCCGTCGGCGCCGAGGGCAACGGCGGGATGAACGCCTTCGACCCGCCGGCCCTGAAGATCGACTCCGGGACGACCGTCGTCTGGGAGTGGACCGGCGAGGGCGACCACGACGTGGTGGACGAGAAGTTGGGCTACGCGAGTCCCCGCTACGGTGCGGCCGGCGAGACGTTCAGCCGGCGGTTCGAGGGCGAGGGCATCAGCCGATACGCCTGCTCCGCGCTCGGGGAGGCCGGGATGCGGGGGGCCATCGTGGTCGGCGACCCGCCGGCCCCGAACGAGTTGCCGCCGATGGTCGAACGCGGGGTCTGGGGCCTGCTCGCGCTCGCGGTCCTCTCGCCGCTCGCCGCCGGCGAGTACCTCCGACGACAGCGGCGGAGGGAGCCGGACGTTCCGGTGACCCCCCGGTAG